One window of Bos indicus isolate NIAB-ARS_2022 breed Sahiwal x Tharparkar chromosome 18, NIAB-ARS_B.indTharparkar_mat_pri_1.0, whole genome shotgun sequence genomic DNA carries:
- the RIPOR1 gene encoding rho family-interacting cell polarization regulator 1 isoform X2 — MSAKKRGSPARTHSMMSLSVRPQRRLLSARVSRSQSFAGVLGSQERGPRSFPAFSPPGPPRKPPALSRVSKMFSVAHPAPKVPQPERLDLVYTALKRGLTAYLEVHQQEQEKLQGQIRESKRNSRLGFLYDLDKQVKSIERFLRRLEFHASKIDELYESYCVQRRLRDGAYNMVRAYSTGSPGSREARDSLAEATRGHREYTESMCLLESELEAQLGEFHLRMKGLAGFARLCVGDQYEIYMKYGRQRWKLRGRIESSGKQVWDSEETVFLPLLTEFLSIKVTELKGLANHVVVGSVSCETKDLFAALPQVVAVDINDLGTIKLSLEVTWSPFDKDDQPSAASTVNKASTVTKRFSTYSQSPPDTPSLREQAFYNMLRRQEELENGTAWSLSSESSDDSSSPQLSGTARHSSAPRPLVQQPEPLPIQVAFRRAETSTSGPMDEERAVAPALANGHAPYSRTLSHISEASVDAALAEASVEAADLESLVRGPSPPACPDPTHGEHPARVPPVLDAGHSATNPTLSTTGPAPSAHLGSANKTINSSSPELPTQTTTGSTYCAMSPTHSAPSLIHCTTASTHKTVVSILTTTGPTPSTTGPVQTTSPTHKPVLSTLTPAAPTPNATDPVQTTASLSHTVTNLTHTVTSATNKPMASTLMTAGPTASATGPVQTTTSPTHTTTSPTHTVASPTHATASPTYTTTGPTHTTASPTYTTTGSTHTTASPTYTTTGPTHTTASPTHTTTGPTHTTATTTPKAKMSTNTTTPNAKDPVQTTSSPTHSVTSPTLITVSSSTFLDFAKLSSPSANTDPPHLGTDPLSGSYLASTPCTQADPISPSTSHPSPACSSWEPLTTPSPDPSEAIRQSPSLPPSPLAPVPQHPDPKVARATPAPVPGAAGGAGDRRLEEALGALMAALDDYRGQFPELQGLEQEVTRLESLLMRQGLTRSRASSLSITVEHALESFSFLNEDEDEDNDSPGDRPPNSLAPGAEDSLDSPSARPLSTECPALDAALVQHLYHCSRLLLKLGTFGPLRCQEAWALERLLREARVLEAVCELSRRWEIPATSAQEVVQFSASRPGFLTFWDQCTEGFSPFICPVERVLLTFCNQYSARLSLRQPGLAEAVCVKFLEDALGQKLPRNQAGPGEQLTVFQFWSYVEALDCSSMEAYVTETAEEVLLVRNLNSDDQAIVLKALRLAPEGRLQRDGLRALSSLLVHGNNKVMAAVSTQLRSLSLGPAFRERALLCFLDQLEDEDVQTRVAGCLALGCIKAPEGIEPLVYLCQTDTEAVREAARQSLQQCGEEGQSAHRRLEESLDALPHIFGPGSMASTAF; from the exons ATGAGCGCCAAGAAGAGAG GGAGCCCCGCGCGGACTCATTCCATGATGTCCCTGTCGGTGCGGCCGCAGCGCCGCCTGCTCAGCGCCCGGGTCAGTAGGAGCCAGTCCTTCGCAGGCGTCCTCGGAAGCCAGGAGCGGGGTCCCAG GAGCTTCCCGGCCTTCAGTCCTCCGGGGCCCCCTAGGAAGCCCCCGGCGCTCTCCCGAGTGTCCAAGATGTTTTCAGTGGCGCACCCGGCCCCCAAGGTCCCGCAGCCTGAGCGCCTAGACCTGGTGTACACTGCACTCAAGCGAGGCCTGAC GGCTTATTTGGAAGTGCACCAGCAGGAGCAGGAGAAACTCCAAGGACAGATAAGGGAGTCCAAGAGGAATTCCCGCCTG GGCTTCCTGTATGACCTGGACAAG CAAGTCAAGTCCATTGAACGCTTCCTGCGACGGCTGGAGTTCCATGCCAGCAAG ATTGATGAACTGTATGAGTCATACTGTGTGCAGCGGCGTCTCCGGGATGGCGCCTACAACATGGTCCGTGCCTACAGCACCGGCTCTCCGGGGAGCCGTGAGGCCCGGGACAGCCTGGCCGAGGCTACTCGAGGGCATCGCGAGTACACAGAG AGCATGTGTCTGCTGGAGAGCGAGCTGGAAGCACAGCTGGGCGAGTTCCACCTCCGGATGAAAG GGCTGGCCGGCTTCGCCAGGCTGTGTGTTGGTGACCAGTATGAG ATCTACATGAAATATGGGCGTCAGCGCTGGAAACTACGGGGCCGCATAGAGAGTAGTGGAAAGCAGGTGTGGGACAGCGAGGAAACCGTCTTTCTGCCTCTTCTCACGGAATTCCTGTCCATCAAG GTGACAGAACTGAAGGGCCTGGCCAACCATGTGGTTGTAGGTAGCGTCTCCTGTGAGACCAAGGACCTGTTCGCTGCCTTGCCCCAGGTTGTAGCAGTGGACATTAATGACCTCGGCACCATCAAACTCAGCTTGGAAGTGACATGGAG TCCCTTCGACAAGGATGACCAGCCCTCAGCTGCTTCTACTGTCAACAAGGCCTCTACAGTCACCAAGCGCTTCTCCACCTATAGCCAGAGCCCACCAGACACACCCTCACTTCGGGAACAGGCCTTTTAT aATATGCTGAGGCGGCAGGAGGAGCTGGAGAATGGGACAGCATGGTCCCTGTCATCTGAATCTTCTGATGACTCATCCAGCCCACAGCTCTCAGGCACTGCCCGCCACTCCTCAGCCCCCAGACCCCTGGTGCAGCAGCCTGAGCCTCTGCCCATCCAAGTTGCCTTCCGAAGGGCTGAGACCTCCACTTCTGGGCCCATGGATGAGGAGAGGGCTGTGGCCCCAGCCCTAGCCAATGGGCATGCCCCCTACAGCCGGACTCTGAGCCACATCAGTGAGGCCAGCGTGGATGCTGCCCTGGCTGAGGCTTCAGTGGAGGCTGCAGACCTAGAAAGTCTAGTCCGGGGACCTAGCCCACCTGCGTGCCCAGATCCCACCCATGGGGAGCACCCTGCTCGTGTCCCTCCTGTCCTGGATGCTGGCCATTCTGCCACAAACCCCACTCTCAGTACAACAGGCCCTGCCCCATCTGCTCACCTAGGCTCGGCGAACAAGACCATAAATTCTAGCTCTCCTGAACTGCCCACCCAGACCACTACAGGCTCCACCTATTGTGCCATGAGCCCTACCCATAGTGCTCCAAGCCTCATTCACTGTACCACAGCTTCTACCCACAAGACCGTGGTCTCTATCCTCACTACCACAGGTCCTACCCCCAGTACCACAGGGCCAGTCCAGACCACAAGTCCCACCCACAAACCAGTGCTTTCTACCCTCACTCCTGCAGCTCCTACCCCCAATGCTACAGACCCAGTCCAGACCACCGCAAGCCTCAGCCACACTGTCACAAACTTGACACACACTGTCACAAGCGCTACCAACAAGCCCATGGCCTCTACTCTCATGACCGCAGGCCCTACAGCCAGTGCCACAGGTCCAGTGCAGACTACCACTAGCCCCACCCACACCACCACAAGCCCCACCCACACTGTTGCAAGCCCCACCCATGCTACTGCAAGCCCCACCTATACCACCACAGGCCCCACCCATACTACTGCAAGCCCCACCTATACCACCACAGGCTCCACCCACACCACTGCAAGCCCCACCTATACCACCACAGGCCCCACCCACACTACTGCAAGCCCCACCCACACCACCACAGGCCCCACCCACACTACTGCAACCACTACTCCCAAAGCCAAGATGTCAACTAACACCACTACACCCAATGCTAAGGACCCAGTCCAGACCACCAGCAGTCCCACCCATTCTGTCACAAGCCCCACTCTTATAACTGTAAGCTCATCCACTTTTCTAGACTTTGCCAAGCTCTCCAGCCCCTCTGCAAATACAGACCCTCCCCACCTAGGCACTGACCCCCTATCTGGTAGTTACCTAGCCTCTACTCCTTGCACTCAGGCAGACCCCATATCCCCGAGCACCTCCCATCCAAGTCCTGCTTGTTCCAGTTGGGAGCCCCTCACAACCCCTTCCCCAGATCCCTCAGAAGCCATCCGTCAGAGCCCAagtctccctccctcacccctagCCCCTGTGCCCCAGCATCCAGACCCTAAAGTGGCCAGGGCTACTCCGGCCCCAGTTCCAGGGGCAGCTGGAGGGGCTGGGGACAGGAGGCTGGAAGAGGCTCTGGGGGCCCTGATGGCTGCCCTGGATGACTATCGTGGCCAGTTTCCCGAGCTGCAGGGCCTGGAGCAGGAGGTGACCCGGCTGGAGAGTCTGCTCATG AGACAAGGCCTGACTCGGAGCCGGGCCTCCAGTCTAAGCATCACTGTGGAGCACGCCCTGGAGAGCTTCAGCTTTCTCAATGAGGATGAAGATGAAGACAATGACAGCCCTGGGGACAG GCCCCCAAACAGCCTAGCACCTGGGGCTGAGGACAGCCTCGACTCGCCCAGTGCCCGACCCCTCAGCACAGAGTGTCCAGCTCTGGATGCTGCCTTGGTTCAGCACCTGTATCACTGCAGCCGCCTCCTGCTG AAACTGGGCACATTTGGGCCCCTGCGCTGCCAGGAGGCATGGGCCCTGGAGCGGCTACTGCGGGAGGCCCGAGTGCTTGAAGCAGTATGTGAGCTCAGCAGGCGATGGGAAATACCTGCCACCTCTGCCCAGGAAG TGGTGCAGTTCTCAGCCTCTCGGCCTGGCTTCCTGACCTTCTGGGACCAATGCACAGAGGGATTCAGCCCTTTCATCTGCCCTGTGGAGCGGGTGCTCCTCACCTTCTGCAATCAGTACAGCGCCCGTCTCTCCCTGCGCCAGCCAGGCTTAGCCGAGGCCG TGTGCGTCAAGTTCCTGGAGGATGCCCTGGGCCAGAAGCTGCCCCGGAACCAGGCAGGCCCTGGAGAGCAGCTCACCGTCTTCCAGTTCTGGAGTTACGTCGAAGCCTTGGACTGCTCCTCCATGGAGGCCTATGTAACTGAGACAGCTGAGGAGG TGTTACTGGTGCGGAATCTGAACTCGGATGACCAGGCTATTGTGCTGAAGGCACTGAGGTTGGCACCTGAGGGGCGGCTCCAAAGGGACGGGCTCCGGGCCCTCAGCTCTTTGCTTGTCCATGGGAACAACAAGGTCATGGCTGCTGTCAGCACTCAGCTCCGGAGCCTGTCGCTGGGCCCCGCCTTCAGGGAGAGG GCCCTGCTGTGCTTCCTGGACCAGCTGGAGGATGAGGATGTGCAGACCAGAGTGGCCGGCTGCCTGGCTCTGGGCTGCATCAAG GCTCCAGAAGGCATTGAGCCCCTGGTGTACCTCTGCCAGACGGACACAGAAGCCGTGAGGGAAGCAGCTCGGCAGAGCCTGCAGCAGTGTG GAGAGGAGGGACAGTCTGCCCACCGAAGGCTGGAGGAGTCACTGGATGCCCTGCCCCACATCTTTGGGCCTGGCAGCATGGCCAGCACAGCATTCTAA
- the RIPOR1 gene encoding rho family-interacting cell polarization regulator 1 isoform X4, translating to MMSLSVRPQRRLLSARVSRSQSFAGVLGSQERGPRSFPAFSPPGPPRKPPALSRVSKMFSVAHPAPKVPQPERLDLVYTALKRGLTAYLEVHQQEQEKLQGQIRESKRNSRLGFLYDLDKQVKSIERFLRRLEFHASKIDELYESYCVQRRLRDGAYNMVRAYSTGSPGSREARDSLAEATRGHREYTESMCLLESELEAQLGEFHLRMKGLAGFARLCVGDQYEIYMKYGRQRWKLRGRIESSGKQVWDSEETVFLPLLTEFLSIKVTELKGLANHVVVGSVSCETKDLFAALPQVVAVDINDLGTIKLSLEVTWSPFDKDDQPSAASTVNKASTVTKRFSTYSQSPPDTPSLREQAFYNMLRRQEELENGTAWSLSSESSDDSSSPQLSGTARHSSAPRPLVQQPEPLPIQVAFRRAETSTSGPMDEERAVAPALANGHAPYSRTLSHISEASVDAALAEASVEAADLESLVRGPSPPACPDPTHGEHPARVPPVLDAGHSATNPTLSTTGPAPSAHLGSANKTINSSSPELPTQTTTGSTYCAMSPTHSAPSLIHCTTASTHKTVVSILTTTGPTPSTTGPVQTTSPTHKPVLSTLTPAAPTPNATDPVQTTASLSHTVTNLTHTVTSATNKPMASTLMTAGPTASATGPVQTTTSPTHTTTSPTHTVASPTHATASPTYTTTGPTHTTASPTYTTTGSTHTTASPTYTTTGPTHTTASPTHTTTGPTHTTATTTPKAKMSTNTTTPNAKDPVQTTSSPTHSVTSPTLITVSSSTFLDFAKLSSPSANTDPPHLGTDPLSGSYLASTPCTQADPISPSTSHPSPACSSWEPLTTPSPDPSEAIRQSPSLPPSPLAPVPQHPDPKVARATPAPVPGAAGGAGDRRLEEALGALMAALDDYRGQFPELQGLEQEVTRLESLLMQRQGLTRSRASSLSITVEHALESFSFLNEDEDEDNDSPGDRPPNSLAPGAEDSLDSPSARPLSTECPALDAALVQHLYHCSRLLLKLGTFGPLRCQEAWALERLLREARVLEAVCELSRRWEIPATSAQEVVQFSASRPGFLTFWDQCTEGFSPFICPVERVLLTFCNQYSARLSLRQPGLAEAVCVKFLEDALGQKLPRNQAGPGEQLTVFQFWSYVEALDCSSMEAYVTETAEEVLLVRNLNSDDQAIVLKALRLAPEGRLQRDGLRALSSLLVHGNNKVMAAVSTQLRSLSLGPAFRERALLCFLDQLEDEDVQTRVAGCLALGCIKAPEGIEPLVYLCQTDTEAVREAARQSLQQCGEEGQSAHRRLEESLDALPHIFGPGSMASTAF from the exons ATGATGTCCCTGTCGGTGCGGCCGCAGCGCCGCCTGCTCAGCGCCCGGGTCAGTAGGAGCCAGTCCTTCGCAGGCGTCCTCGGAAGCCAGGAGCGGGGTCCCAG GAGCTTCCCGGCCTTCAGTCCTCCGGGGCCCCCTAGGAAGCCCCCGGCGCTCTCCCGAGTGTCCAAGATGTTTTCAGTGGCGCACCCGGCCCCCAAGGTCCCGCAGCCTGAGCGCCTAGACCTGGTGTACACTGCACTCAAGCGAGGCCTGAC GGCTTATTTGGAAGTGCACCAGCAGGAGCAGGAGAAACTCCAAGGACAGATAAGGGAGTCCAAGAGGAATTCCCGCCTG GGCTTCCTGTATGACCTGGACAAG CAAGTCAAGTCCATTGAACGCTTCCTGCGACGGCTGGAGTTCCATGCCAGCAAG ATTGATGAACTGTATGAGTCATACTGTGTGCAGCGGCGTCTCCGGGATGGCGCCTACAACATGGTCCGTGCCTACAGCACCGGCTCTCCGGGGAGCCGTGAGGCCCGGGACAGCCTGGCCGAGGCTACTCGAGGGCATCGCGAGTACACAGAG AGCATGTGTCTGCTGGAGAGCGAGCTGGAAGCACAGCTGGGCGAGTTCCACCTCCGGATGAAAG GGCTGGCCGGCTTCGCCAGGCTGTGTGTTGGTGACCAGTATGAG ATCTACATGAAATATGGGCGTCAGCGCTGGAAACTACGGGGCCGCATAGAGAGTAGTGGAAAGCAGGTGTGGGACAGCGAGGAAACCGTCTTTCTGCCTCTTCTCACGGAATTCCTGTCCATCAAG GTGACAGAACTGAAGGGCCTGGCCAACCATGTGGTTGTAGGTAGCGTCTCCTGTGAGACCAAGGACCTGTTCGCTGCCTTGCCCCAGGTTGTAGCAGTGGACATTAATGACCTCGGCACCATCAAACTCAGCTTGGAAGTGACATGGAG TCCCTTCGACAAGGATGACCAGCCCTCAGCTGCTTCTACTGTCAACAAGGCCTCTACAGTCACCAAGCGCTTCTCCACCTATAGCCAGAGCCCACCAGACACACCCTCACTTCGGGAACAGGCCTTTTAT aATATGCTGAGGCGGCAGGAGGAGCTGGAGAATGGGACAGCATGGTCCCTGTCATCTGAATCTTCTGATGACTCATCCAGCCCACAGCTCTCAGGCACTGCCCGCCACTCCTCAGCCCCCAGACCCCTGGTGCAGCAGCCTGAGCCTCTGCCCATCCAAGTTGCCTTCCGAAGGGCTGAGACCTCCACTTCTGGGCCCATGGATGAGGAGAGGGCTGTGGCCCCAGCCCTAGCCAATGGGCATGCCCCCTACAGCCGGACTCTGAGCCACATCAGTGAGGCCAGCGTGGATGCTGCCCTGGCTGAGGCTTCAGTGGAGGCTGCAGACCTAGAAAGTCTAGTCCGGGGACCTAGCCCACCTGCGTGCCCAGATCCCACCCATGGGGAGCACCCTGCTCGTGTCCCTCCTGTCCTGGATGCTGGCCATTCTGCCACAAACCCCACTCTCAGTACAACAGGCCCTGCCCCATCTGCTCACCTAGGCTCGGCGAACAAGACCATAAATTCTAGCTCTCCTGAACTGCCCACCCAGACCACTACAGGCTCCACCTATTGTGCCATGAGCCCTACCCATAGTGCTCCAAGCCTCATTCACTGTACCACAGCTTCTACCCACAAGACCGTGGTCTCTATCCTCACTACCACAGGTCCTACCCCCAGTACCACAGGGCCAGTCCAGACCACAAGTCCCACCCACAAACCAGTGCTTTCTACCCTCACTCCTGCAGCTCCTACCCCCAATGCTACAGACCCAGTCCAGACCACCGCAAGCCTCAGCCACACTGTCACAAACTTGACACACACTGTCACAAGCGCTACCAACAAGCCCATGGCCTCTACTCTCATGACCGCAGGCCCTACAGCCAGTGCCACAGGTCCAGTGCAGACTACCACTAGCCCCACCCACACCACCACAAGCCCCACCCACACTGTTGCAAGCCCCACCCATGCTACTGCAAGCCCCACCTATACCACCACAGGCCCCACCCATACTACTGCAAGCCCCACCTATACCACCACAGGCTCCACCCACACCACTGCAAGCCCCACCTATACCACCACAGGCCCCACCCACACTACTGCAAGCCCCACCCACACCACCACAGGCCCCACCCACACTACTGCAACCACTACTCCCAAAGCCAAGATGTCAACTAACACCACTACACCCAATGCTAAGGACCCAGTCCAGACCACCAGCAGTCCCACCCATTCTGTCACAAGCCCCACTCTTATAACTGTAAGCTCATCCACTTTTCTAGACTTTGCCAAGCTCTCCAGCCCCTCTGCAAATACAGACCCTCCCCACCTAGGCACTGACCCCCTATCTGGTAGTTACCTAGCCTCTACTCCTTGCACTCAGGCAGACCCCATATCCCCGAGCACCTCCCATCCAAGTCCTGCTTGTTCCAGTTGGGAGCCCCTCACAACCCCTTCCCCAGATCCCTCAGAAGCCATCCGTCAGAGCCCAagtctccctccctcacccctagCCCCTGTGCCCCAGCATCCAGACCCTAAAGTGGCCAGGGCTACTCCGGCCCCAGTTCCAGGGGCAGCTGGAGGGGCTGGGGACAGGAGGCTGGAAGAGGCTCTGGGGGCCCTGATGGCTGCCCTGGATGACTATCGTGGCCAGTTTCCCGAGCTGCAGGGCCTGGAGCAGGAGGTGACCCGGCTGGAGAGTCTGCTCATG CAGAGACAAGGCCTGACTCGGAGCCGGGCCTCCAGTCTAAGCATCACTGTGGAGCACGCCCTGGAGAGCTTCAGCTTTCTCAATGAGGATGAAGATGAAGACAATGACAGCCCTGGGGACAG GCCCCCAAACAGCCTAGCACCTGGGGCTGAGGACAGCCTCGACTCGCCCAGTGCCCGACCCCTCAGCACAGAGTGTCCAGCTCTGGATGCTGCCTTGGTTCAGCACCTGTATCACTGCAGCCGCCTCCTGCTG AAACTGGGCACATTTGGGCCCCTGCGCTGCCAGGAGGCATGGGCCCTGGAGCGGCTACTGCGGGAGGCCCGAGTGCTTGAAGCAGTATGTGAGCTCAGCAGGCGATGGGAAATACCTGCCACCTCTGCCCAGGAAG TGGTGCAGTTCTCAGCCTCTCGGCCTGGCTTCCTGACCTTCTGGGACCAATGCACAGAGGGATTCAGCCCTTTCATCTGCCCTGTGGAGCGGGTGCTCCTCACCTTCTGCAATCAGTACAGCGCCCGTCTCTCCCTGCGCCAGCCAGGCTTAGCCGAGGCCG TGTGCGTCAAGTTCCTGGAGGATGCCCTGGGCCAGAAGCTGCCCCGGAACCAGGCAGGCCCTGGAGAGCAGCTCACCGTCTTCCAGTTCTGGAGTTACGTCGAAGCCTTGGACTGCTCCTCCATGGAGGCCTATGTAACTGAGACAGCTGAGGAGG TGTTACTGGTGCGGAATCTGAACTCGGATGACCAGGCTATTGTGCTGAAGGCACTGAGGTTGGCACCTGAGGGGCGGCTCCAAAGGGACGGGCTCCGGGCCCTCAGCTCTTTGCTTGTCCATGGGAACAACAAGGTCATGGCTGCTGTCAGCACTCAGCTCCGGAGCCTGTCGCTGGGCCCCGCCTTCAGGGAGAGG GCCCTGCTGTGCTTCCTGGACCAGCTGGAGGATGAGGATGTGCAGACCAGAGTGGCCGGCTGCCTGGCTCTGGGCTGCATCAAG GCTCCAGAAGGCATTGAGCCCCTGGTGTACCTCTGCCAGACGGACACAGAAGCCGTGAGGGAAGCAGCTCGGCAGAGCCTGCAGCAGTGTG GAGAGGAGGGACAGTCTGCCCACCGAAGGCTGGAGGAGTCACTGGATGCCCTGCCCCACATCTTTGGGCCTGGCAGCATGGCCAGCACAGCATTCTAA